The genomic region TTTTTATTATTTCTTTTTTTATTTTTATTTAATAATTTTTTATTTTTAATATATTTTTTATAATTTTTATTTTTACTGCTCTCTGCTCTCTGCTCTTTTATTTATAAAATTTACCCATTCATTTTTTATTACTTCAAATGTGTGTCTTTTCCCCATTTCTATGGCATTTTTTGAATAATAATCATAGTTTTCATAAATTTTATAGACAGCCTCTACAAATTTATCTTCATCCCATTCTTTATCTAATAAAATTCCATTATTTTGAACTATATCTGGTGCTGATTCAAATGTATTTCTTAATATTATTGGTAATCCTCTCATCATCGCCTCAATATTAGTTATTCCATACCCTTCATGATCACTTGTCATTATAAAAATACTTGCTTCATCTAACTTCTCTTTTACTTTATTAGTTGCTCCTCTAAAAAATATTCTTTCTTCTAGCTTTTCATCTATAACCATTTGTTTTAATATTTCTTCATCTAATCCACTTCCATAAATATCTAGTGTAAAATCTGGTAATTTTTTCATAGCTTTTATTGCTAAATCTATTCTCTTTTGTTTATTCTCTAATCTTGCTATAATTATTAATTTTTTATTTTTTATCTTATTTTTTTCTAAAAGTTCTAATTCACAACAATGTCTTATAACCTTAGTTTTATTTATATCTAACTGTAATTCTTTTACAAATCTTTCTTGATCATATTTTGATAAAAAAATATAACAATCTATATAATTTCTTATTATTTTTGGAAAAGTTAACTGTTTTTCAAAAACCTTTTTTTGGTAATAATCCCAATTATTATGTTGTATCAATATTTTTTTACAATTTAATTTATAATTTTTTCTTATATCATTAGGTGAATTTAATATTAAAATTTCAATATTATTTTTTTTAATATATTTTTTTATAAAATAATGTAAATATCTAGACTTACTTATTATTTTCAATAATAATTTTACAATATTATTTTTTTTAAAATCTATCTCTGTTATATTATCTATTTTAAAAAGTTTTTCTCTATTTCCTTTTAAAGTAAGAAATCCTATATCCTTTCCAAAAATTTTATATAAATTTCTTTGAAATGTTTCTATTCCACCTATATATTCTGGATTTGCATCCCTACTAAAACTTAAAATTTTCATTAGTTATCCCATCCTTTTAAAAGTTTTTTTAATATTTTAAAATTTATAATTCCATTTTTCCAATAAACTTTCTTCCAAATATTAATTTTTTTATTTTTTATTAAATTTCTTATATCATTTTTAAGAATTTTTTTCTCTATGAAATTAAAACCATTGTTTTGATATATTTTTTCTAAACTATCTTCAAACTTTTCAATCTCTTCCAATATAATTTTTTCATTTTTTAACTCTTTTTCCCAAAATTCTAAACTTAATAATTTAAAATAAACTCTTATCTTTTGAAATTCATTAAGTTGTATATTTAGAAAAAAATCTTTTATCTCTTTTTTTAAAATTTGAACAGACTTTAAACTTTTTTCTTTTCTTTGAGAAGACATTATACTTCCTTCTCTTCCTACTCTATATTTATATCCATAATTCTCTATATACTTTATATTTTCTGCTAATAAAATGGTTTTAAATCCAAAATCTTGATCTTCATATATAATTTCTTCTATAAATCTAAAATTATATTTTTCTAAAAATTCTCTTCTGTATAATCTATTCCATACATTTATTTCCTCTCCATTATACAAAAAATAATATCCTTTATTTATATTTTCTTTAAATGGAAAATTAAATTTTGATTTCTTTTCTTTTTTAGTTTTATCATTATAAAAACTAAAATTTGAAAATATAATATCAAATCTTTCTGATTCTAAATTTTTATACAACACTTCTAATACATCTTCATTTATAAAATCATCACTATCTATAAAATAAATATATTCTCCCTTTGCTACTTTCATTCCTTCATTTCTAGCTGAAGAAAGTCCTCCATTTGCTTTATTTATTATTTTTATTCTTTTATCTGAAAGATATTCTTCTACTATTTTAATTGAATTATCTTTAGTTCCATCATTTACTACTATTATTTCTATATCTTTAAAAGTTTGATTTATTATTGACTCAATACACTCTATTATATACTTTTCTACATTATAAACTGGTATAATCACACTGATTTTTATATTTTTCATTTCTGCTCCTTATAATTTTAAATTATTTATCCTCTATTACTCCAAATCTTTCTAATAATTTAGGATAATCTTTAGTACCTAAAAAAGAAACCTTATAATTTCTTTTTAAATTTAAAGCTGCTGTTGAAAAAATGGTTACAACTTCTGATAATTTAGCATCAATAAATAAAAATAGTTCAGCAGGAAAATTTTGAGGTAATATATAAACATCTGGAAAATATTTTTGATAATCAGTTTGCTCTCTTGGATGACTTTTTATCACAAAATTCCCTTTAAATTTTTTCTGAACATCTTTATATAATCCTATTTTTTCATTTTCTATCATTACACCATCCTCTGATAAAGGCTGAGTTAATAATAAAATTTTATTTTCTATTTTATTTAAAATATCTAACTTTAAAGAAAAAATATTAAATAATTTTTCTTTCTCTTCATTAGTTAAACTATTAAATAATTTCTTTATATCTAATTTTATAACTTTTTTCTTTAATTCATTAGGTATTTCAAAAAAACCATTCATATAAATTCCTATAACCTTATTTGAAAATCCATATTTAGGATATCTTCTTAAAGCTCCACCTAATAATTTTCTTAATAATCTTATTTTATATTTTTTTCGTCTATATTCTTTTTGGTTTCTATTTATTTTTTTTAAATTATAGCTATCCGTTCCATCCTCTAATAAATAACAATTAAATTTCTCTAAAAAATATTCAGCTTCTGGAAGATGATCTTGTAAATAAACTTTTATCTCTTTACTATTTGATAAAATAGAATTTAATTTTTTATAATTTTGATATTCTATTTTTTTCTTTTGAAAAAAAGTTCCTTTTTTCTTTTTTAATATAATTTTATTACATTTGAAATTTTCACCTATTAATTTATCCATACTTTCTGAAAAAATAAATAGAGTATTTTCTATATCCATTTTATTTATTAAAAGATATTGTAAAAAAGCATATAAAGTTTCTGAATAACATAGATATTTATACATCATCTTGCTCCTTTATATTTTCCATCCTTTTCTTCTAAGCTCTTTTTTCTTAGCTTTTATTTTTTTTACTAATTTTATATTTTTAAAATTTTTTAATAAATATGCTAAATAAAACCATACATCCTTTTCTTCTAAATAATAGTTTTTTCTAACATTATAATTTAATTCTTTTACCAAATTATCGTTCTCCAAAGTTAAAATATCATACCATCTTTTAAAGTTTCCTATCTTCTCTTTTTTACCTTGAGTATCTAAAATTCTAACTTTATTTCCTTCTTTTATAAAGTTCGAAGTATTTAAATCTCCATGATATACTCCAATTTTGTGCATTTTTTCTACTAAATTCATTATTTTATCAATATCTTCTATAGTAGATATTTTTTCTCCTTCAATGTATTCCATTAAAAGATAACTTTTTTTTATTGTCCCTCTTTTTTTTACTAAAGCTATAATAGGTTTTACTAATTCTTTTATTCCTAACTCAATAGCTTCTGTTGTATTTATTAAAGTACTTAATGCTTCACCTTTTTTTAATAAAGTTTGTATTTTCCTTTGAGGAATAATAACTTCAGAACGAAACTCTTTTAAAATATAATACTTATTTTCTATCTCAATTTGTGCAACATAGTTTCTCTCTGTATCTTTAAAGACTTTTTTTATTATGTACTTATTATTTAAAATTAATTCTCCTAAAATTTCTGTATTATTTTCTTCTTCTAAAAAATATATTTGCCATTCTAAATATTTTTTGTTTTTCAATGTAAACTCCTTTTAAAAAAATATTTTACCTATTTTTATTTAATATATCTTTTATATTTTTACACATTAAATTTTTATCAAAATCTTTTATATAATGCTTATCCTCACATTTTATTACATAATTTAATTCTGACATAGGTGAAAAATATCCTATACTATTTTCATTGTCTGGAAATATAGATATTACTGGTATATTAAAAGCAGAAGCTACATGTACTGCTCCAGTATCTACACTAACCATAATATCACTATACTTTATTAAAGCTGCTGCATCTAAAATATTTTTAGTTTTTGAACAAATTACTATTCTCTTTTCATTCCAACTTTCAATTTGTTTTAATAATTCTTCATATTTATTTGGTAATGTCATTATATGAACTACTATATTTTCTTTTATCTCTAATAATTTAAAACAACTTTCTTTTAATTCTAAATAAGAAAGATTTTTTTTAAAATTTCCACCTAAATAATTAAAAATAATATTTACTTTATTTTTATCAAAATAGTTGTTATATTTATTCTCCAAATTTCCTAAACATATTTCATACTTTCTATCTTTGATAATCTCATCAGTTATTGCTTCTATTCCACTTAAACATATATCCCTCATATGACTACTTTGAGCCTTTTTTATATACCTATCATAAATAGTTAATTCATCTTTTTTTATTCCAAACTTTTCTCTCCTATATACACTTATAACATACTTAGGAGATAAAATTTTTAAAGATAAAACAGATAAAGCTCTCATTTCATTAGTAAAAATAAAATATAAATCATATTTTTTTCTTCTTGTCCAAGCTTCATATAATAAATTTAACATTTTTAATATTTTTACTTTTTTTATTATTTTATACTTATTTTTATTTAAAATTACATTAACATATGAACAGTTTTTAAATAATGGAGCAACAACATCATCTAAATATACATCTATCTCAGCTTTAGGAAACTCTTTATGTAATGCTTTTAAAAATGGTGTTTCACAAACCATATCTCCTATTCTTCCATTAGGAACTAAAATTCTTTTAACTTCTTCTTTTTTTAACTCTGATTTTACTTTTTTATTTCCAATTATTCTAATAAAACTTCCCCTTAAACTAAACATATTCTCTCCCTAATTATTTATAATTTTATCAATCTCTTTTAACTTAAATTTATTTATATCTGGTTCTTCTCCTTTTTTTACATCTAAATCTCTAGAAAAAACTTGAATTGCCTCATCATAATTTGGACTCCATAAATTTTTATTTTTCACTTCTATGTCTAAATCTTCTCTATATATAGCTATCATTTTTTTCTTAAAAGCTGCTGCAATATGAACTATTGAAGTGTCTGGCGTTATTATAAAATCTGCCTTTTTTATTAAAAAAGCTGTTTCCATAATACTTCCCAATTTTGCAAAGAAAACATTTTCTAAATATTTTTTTATAATATTTTCTATCTCTTCTCCACGTTTCTTTTCTCCGATTAAAAAGACTATTCTATTCTCTTTTTTTAAAATTATATCAATTATCCCTTGAATTTTTTCTCTATTAAAATCTCTGTGCTTACTAGCTGCAAATGGATTTAATACAAATATTTCCTGTCCTTTAAATTTATTTAATAACACCTCAACATCTTGTTTTTCTTTTTCTGTAAAATGCAAATCATAATCTAAATTAGGTTTCTTTATTCCAATCTCTTCTAAAACTTTTTTATAAACTTCTACAATATGAAATTCTCCTTCAGGAAAACTATAACTTTTATCAAATAATTTCCAATCTTCTCTATTTAATCCCATATTATATCTAGCTTTACAAAGATTAATTAGCATCATCTGATTTACTCTTAACATTTCTGAAAAGTCTATTAATAAATCATATTTTTCTTTACTTATTTCTTTAGACAACTCTTTTATTTTTTTACTATTTTTTTCATAATTATATATCTTATCTATATATGGATTATTTTTTATTATCTCTTTAGCTGCTCCTCTTGCTATAACTCCTATCTTTATATCTGGATACTGTTTTTTTATCTCTCTAAACATAACAGTATTAACTACCATATCTCCTATTTTACCATCATATCTTAAAAAAAGTATTGATTTTATATTATTTTTTTCAATAAAATTTCCCTCTATTATCTCTTCTTTTTTCTCTTTTCTATCCCAAAAATATCTTCCTATTTTTAATCTTTTTTGCCTCATATAATCTTGAAAAATTCTATTTAATTTTCGTATCATATTTACCCTCTTTTATTTTTATATTTTTTTGCTTTATATTGAGCATATCTAGGTGAAATTTTTCTTAAAAAATCTACTAAAGACGTTTTATCAATAGCTGTTCTTCTTATATCATATAAATCATCAGTAAAAATCCCAGCTCCTGTATCTGTTGATACTGCAAAATCATATCCTGCTTCTTCTACTAATTTTTTAGTTTCTTCTTTTCTATGTCCATAAGGATAAGCAAAAACAGTTAGTTTTTTATTTAATCTCTTTTCAGTTATCTCTTTATCTTTTATTATTTCTCTTTCTGCTATCTCTTTTCCTGCCTTATGAAAATCCAAGTGAGTTAGAGTATGTCCACCAAATTCTACTAGTCCACTATTTTGCATTTCTAATATTTCTTCTGTTGACATCAAATAAAATTTCTTTTCATTATCACTTTCTATTGTCCATTTATTAAAATTTAAACCTGAAACTAAAAAAATTACTACTTTCATACTATATTTTTTTAATAGAGGAAACAATATCTCATAGTTATCTTTATAACCATCATCTACAGTTAAAATTATATATTTTTTAAAAAATCTATTTTGAAGTCCTAGATTTTTTAATTCTTCAAATGTAATTGTTTCATAATTTAAAAATCTTAGTATTTTTAGTTGGAGCTCAAAAGTTTTTTCAGTTACAAAAAGTTTTATTTTCCCTCCATCTTTTTTATCTTTTACAAATTGATGATACATTAAAACTGGTATCTCATATCTTTTTATTTTTACATAATGATTTTCAAATTCTAAAATATTTTCTATTTCTCCATATAGATATGGAATTTTTAAAATTTTTTCACAAAAATTTAAAATAGTTTTTTCTTCTTTGCTATAAATAATACTTCCTTTATTAAGAAAACAAAATATTATAGCTTGAATTAAATTTAAATTTTTTAATAAATTTCTATTTTGATTAATTTTTTCTATATATTGCTTCTCTTTGTCAATTAATAATATATTCATAATTTATCTATAAACCTTTCTATCTCTATTTTTACAATATTTTTATCATAATTTTTAGCTCTTTCAAATCCTTTTATTTCATATTTTTTTCTTTCTTGATTATTTATTAAATAATAATAAAGTTTTTCTTTTAACTCTTCTTTATTATTTTTTATTAATTTACCATAAATAGAATTTTTATCTAATAATTCTCTTGTACCATTATTTTCTACTGCAATTATCATTTTTTGTAAAATCATTGCTTCTATTGAAGTTAATGGCAACCCTTCATTTTTAGAAACACTTACATATAGTTTAGAATTTTTCATATATTTATATGGATTTTGCTTTTGTCCTAATAATAAAATATCTTCATTTAAATTTAATCCATCTATTCTTTCCTTCAATTTTTCTTTTTCTTTTCCGTCACCTATTATAATCAATTTTTCTTTAATATTTTTTTCTTTTTTCAACTCTCCAAAAGCTTCTATCAGTAATATATGGTTCTTATTCTCTGTCAACGATCCAACTGAAATTATATATTCGCCATACTCTTCTACTTTTTCATTTGATTTTTCTAATATTTTATCAAAATTCATAAAATTATTTATTTTTAATATTTTAGGGTCTTTTAAATTTTTTTCATATCCTTTTTTCATAACATCATTTATAGTCATTATATAATTATATTTTTCTATATTTTTTCTTTTTTGTTTATTTTTAGGAGGAGTTCCTTCTCCAGCATGACTCCAACCAATTATAGTTTTATTTTTTAATGATAATTTATGTAAATTTCTTAATAACCCCATATCATAATCTATAATTATATCACTAAAATCTAAATTTTTTTCAAATTCTTTTATTGCTACATTTTTCTTTTTCTTTAAAAGAATTGAATAATATAACTTAGCAAAAATATTTTTTTTATTTTTTAATGTATTTATGTTTTCCATTAACTTTTCTGAAGTTAAAAATTTATAATTAATCCATTTAGGAATTTCATCTATATAATCATTATTTTTTCCCTTATTCTCTTCTATTAAAAGTAAAACTTCATATTTTGTGGGATCTAAAATATTTAAAAATTCAATTAACATTTTTTCTTGCCCACCTATTGATATATTTCCATTATGAATAATCAATTTCTTTTTCAATACTTTCACCTTTTCTTAATGTTTTTTATTTAATTATATCAAATTATTTCTTCTTTTTCATCTTATTATATTAAAATAGACTTTTTTTATTTTTTATAGTATACTTTTTAAATATCAATTTTTTAAATCATTGTATGCAGAGGGGAAATAAATGAAGATAATAAGTGAACAAAAGCGTTCTTTAGTTTATTTTAATGAAAAAGAAGATACATTTATTAAAATTTTTAAACCTAAATTTCTAAATAGATTAAAATATTTTTTTAGATTTAGAAAATATCCTGGCGACAATTTTTTCTTTATTTCTAAAGAACTAAAAAAATTAGAAATAAACACTGTAGAGATTATCTCACATTCACATTATAAAATAGTTACTAAAAATATTCATGGAACTCCATTACATATTTATTTAGAAAAAAATAGAGATAATAATGAAATTATAAAAAAATATATTTTTCTAGTAACCAAGCTTTTAAAAAATGATATTTACAGTGGCGATCTATCCTTTGATAATTTCTTTGTAAAAAATGACGAAATAATAGTTATTGATTTAGAAGATTATAGAAAAGTTAAATTCTTTAAAAGAGATAAAAAAGAAGCTATTAGAAGATTATATGGAAAAATTAATAATGAAATTATAAAAAAAATAGAAGATAATTTAAAAAATTTGTCCTAGTATTTTTATACTATATTTGCTAAACTATCTGTATAATCTATTTTAAGGAGGAATTTTAATGAAAAAAGTTAAATTTATATATAACCCTTTTTCAGGAGAAAATCTTATTTTAAATAGTTTAGATATAATAATAAAACTATATCAAGATAAAAATCTACAAATTATCCCTTTTAGAATTAGTCTTGATACCCCATTAGAAAAAGCATTTATAGATATAGATAAAACATATGATCATATTCTTGCTGCTGGTGGAGATGGAACAATCAACCAAGTTGTAAATCTAATGAAAAGTAATAATTTAGACCTTCCTCTTGCTGTACTTCCAGTAGGCACTGCCAATGATTTTGCAAAGCTAATAGGTGCTACTTCAGATATAGAGGAAAATTGTAAGAGAATATTAAATAGTACTCCTAAAACTGTAGATTTAGGTTTAGTAAATGATAAATATTTTATAAATGTATTTAGCTATGGTTTATTTACTGATGTGTCTCAAAAAACACCTACCCATTTAAAAAATATTTTTGGCAAATTAGCTTATTATTATAGTGGTATAAAAGAGTTACCAACTTTTAAAAGTGTAAATATAGAGGTTGAGTCTGAAGAGATAAATTATTTTGGAGAAGCTCTTATATTTTTTGTTTTTAATGGAAAAACAGCGGGAAATATTAATATTGCTTACAATAGTGAAATAACTGATGGATTGTTAGATGTAATTATTGTAAAACCAGGATCAGTAGTTTCAACTATCTCATCTTTACTTAAATTCTTTAAAGGTGAGCATTTAGAAGAAAGTCCAAATTTAATACACTTCAAAACTGCTAACTTAAAAGTTAATTGCAAAAATTTTGCTAATAATAATATTACAACAGATATTGATGGAGAGCCAGGACCAGAGTTTCCTTTAACAATTACTTGCATTACTAATGGCTTAAATTTAATTTTTTAATAAAAACCATTTTTAAAGTGAGGATCATTTTCTTCACTTTTTATTTTCTATTCTATAATATTTTTTTATTATATTTTTTATATATTTTTTATATGCTAAAATATATTTTTATTTTGTTTCAAAATGATATTTTATATTTTTTCTTTATATTGTTCGTTTTTTATATCTATTCGAACTAAAATAATATATTTTTTACGAAAAAGATCTATTTTTAGTTTTAAATTTTCTTTTTCAAAATTCTCTCTATAACAATCATTATATATTTTTTTTATTTTTTATATTGATTAAACCAATTTATGTTACTATTGACTATTTAAAAATATAGAGTATCATTAATATTAATAGGGTATCATGACAAAAAGATCACAGGAGGTTCAAAAATGGAAATGAAAATAGGTATGGCTGAAACACTTGCTATATCAGTAGTATTACTAATGTTAGGAAGATGGATTAAAAGTAAATCCCCTGTTTTGCAAAAATTCTTTATTCCTGCACCAGTAGTAAGTGGATTAATTTTTTCTATCTTTATTCTTATAGGACGTCAAACAGGAGCTTTCTCAATTGCTTTTGACCTAACTCTTCAAAATTTCTTGATGATTGCATTCTTTACAACTGTTGGATTTATGGCAAGCCTTAAACTTCTTGCTCAAGGTGGAATTGGAGTTGCTATATTCTTAGCTGTTGCCACTGTATTAGTTATTTGTCAAGATATAATTGGAGTTGGATTAGCACAAGTTATGGGACAACATCCTTTATTTGGACTTGTAGTTGGATCTGTACCTCTTACTGGAGGACATGGAACTGCTGGAGCATTTGGTAAAACTATTGTTGATTTAGGTGTACCTGGTGCTGACACAGCTGGTATTGCTGCTGCTACATTTGGACTAGTTATGGGATGCTTAATTGGTGGACCA from uncultured Fusobacterium sp. harbors:
- a CDS encoding polysaccharide deacetylase family protein, producing the protein MNILLIDKEKQYIEKINQNRNLLKNLNLIQAIIFCFLNKGSIIYSKEEKTILNFCEKILKIPYLYGEIENILEFENHYVKIKRYEIPVLMYHQFVKDKKDGGKIKLFVTEKTFELQLKILRFLNYETITFEELKNLGLQNRFFKKYIILTVDDGYKDNYEILFPLLKKYSMKVVIFLVSGLNFNKWTIESDNEKKFYLMSTEEILEMQNSGLVEFGGHTLTHLDFHKAGKEIAEREIIKDKEITEKRLNKKLTVFAYPYGHRKEETKKLVEEAGYDFAVSTDTGAGIFTDDLYDIRRTAIDKTSLVDFLRKISPRYAQYKAKKYKNKRG
- a CDS encoding glycosyltransferase family 2 protein codes for the protein MKNIKISVIIPVYNVEKYIIECIESIINQTFKDIEIIVVNDGTKDNSIKIVEEYLSDKRIKIINKANGGLSSARNEGMKVAKGEYIYFIDSDDFINEDVLEVLYKNLESERFDIIFSNFSFYNDKTKKEKKSKFNFPFKENINKGYYFLYNGEEINVWNRLYRREFLEKYNFRFIEEIIYEDQDFGFKTILLAENIKYIENYGYKYRVGREGSIMSSQRKEKSLKSVQILKKEIKDFFLNIQLNEFQKIRVYFKLLSLEFWEKELKNEKIILEEIEKFEDSLEKIYQNNGFNFIEKKILKNDIRNLIKNKKINIWKKVYWKNGIINFKILKKLLKGWDN
- a CDS encoding glycosyltransferase family 9 protein, which encodes MIRKLNRIFQDYMRQKRLKIGRYFWDRKEKKEEIIEGNFIEKNNIKSILFLRYDGKIGDMVVNTVMFREIKKQYPDIKIGVIARGAAKEIIKNNPYIDKIYNYEKNSKKIKELSKEISKEKYDLLIDFSEMLRVNQMMLINLCKARYNMGLNREDWKLFDKSYSFPEGEFHIVEVYKKVLEEIGIKKPNLDYDLHFTEKEKQDVEVLLNKFKGQEIFVLNPFAASKHRDFNREKIQGIIDIILKKENRIVFLIGEKKRGEEIENIIKKYLENVFFAKLGSIMETAFLIKKADFIITPDTSIVHIAAAFKKKMIAIYREDLDIEVKNKNLWSPNYDEAIQVFSRDLDVKKGEEPDINKFKLKEIDKIINN
- a CDS encoding YegS/Rv2252/BmrU family lipid kinase, whose amino-acid sequence is MKKVKFIYNPFSGENLILNSLDIIIKLYQDKNLQIIPFRISLDTPLEKAFIDIDKTYDHILAAGGDGTINQVVNLMKSNNLDLPLAVLPVGTANDFAKLIGATSDIEENCKRILNSTPKTVDLGLVNDKYFINVFSYGLFTDVSQKTPTHLKNIFGKLAYYYSGIKELPTFKSVNIEVESEEINYFGEALIFFVFNGKTAGNINIAYNSEITDGLLDVIIVKPGSVVSTISSLLKFFKGEHLEESPNLIHFKTANLKVNCKNFANNNITTDIDGEPGPEFPLTITCITNGLNLIF
- a CDS encoding glycosyltransferase family 52: MYKYLCYSETLYAFLQYLLINKMDIENTLFIFSESMDKLIGENFKCNKIILKKKKGTFFQKKKIEYQNYKKLNSILSNSKEIKVYLQDHLPEAEYFLEKFNCYLLEDGTDSYNLKKINRNQKEYRRKKYKIRLLRKLLGGALRRYPKYGFSNKVIGIYMNGFFEIPNELKKKVIKLDIKKLFNSLTNEEKEKLFNIFSLKLDILNKIENKILLLTQPLSEDGVMIENEKIGLYKDVQKKFKGNFVIKSHPREQTDYQKYFPDVYILPQNFPAELFLFIDAKLSEVVTIFSTAALNLKRNYKVSFLGTKDYPKLLERFGVIEDK
- a CDS encoding glycosyltransferase, whose protein sequence is MKILSFSRDANPEYIGGIETFQRNLYKIFGKDIGFLTLKGNREKLFKIDNITEIDFKKNNIVKLLLKIISKSRYLHYFIKKYIKKNNIEILILNSPNDIRKNYKLNCKKILIQHNNWDYYQKKVFEKQLTFPKIIRNYIDCYIFLSKYDQERFVKELQLDINKTKVIRHCCELELLEKNKIKNKKLIIIARLENKQKRIDLAIKAMKKLPDFTLDIYGSGLDEEILKQMVIDEKLEERIFFRGATNKVKEKLDEASIFIMTSDHEGYGITNIEAMMRGLPIILRNTFESAPDIVQNNGILLDKEWDEDKFVEAVYKIYENYDYYSKNAIEMGKRHTFEVIKNEWVNFINKRAESREQ
- a CDS encoding Mn2+dependent serine/threonine protein kinase — protein: MKIISEQKRSLVYFNEKEDTFIKIFKPKFLNRLKYFFRFRKYPGDNFFFISKELKKLEINTVEIISHSHYKIVTKNIHGTPLHIYLEKNRDNNEIIKKYIFLVTKLLKNDIYSGDLSFDNFFVKNDEIIVIDLEDYRKVKFFKRDKKEAIRRLYGKINNEIIKKIEDNLKNLS
- a CDS encoding lipopolysaccharide core heptose(II) kinase RfaY; translation: MKNKKYLEWQIYFLEEENNTEILGELILNNKYIIKKVFKDTERNYVAQIEIENKYYILKEFRSEVIIPQRKIQTLLKKGEALSTLINTTEAIELGIKELVKPIIALVKKRGTIKKSYLLMEYIEGEKISTIEDIDKIMNLVEKMHKIGVYHGDLNTSNFIKEGNKVRILDTQGKKEKIGNFKRWYDILTLENDNLVKELNYNVRKNYYLEEKDVWFYLAYLLKNFKNIKLVKKIKAKKKELRRKGWKI
- a CDS encoding glycosyltransferase family 9 protein, with the translated sequence MFSLRGSFIRIIGNKKVKSELKKEEVKRILVPNGRIGDMVCETPFLKALHKEFPKAEIDVYLDDVVAPLFKNCSYVNVILNKNKYKIIKKVKILKMLNLLYEAWTRRKKYDLYFIFTNEMRALSVLSLKILSPKYVISVYRREKFGIKKDELTIYDRYIKKAQSSHMRDICLSGIEAITDEIIKDRKYEICLGNLENKYNNYFDKNKVNIIFNYLGGNFKKNLSYLELKESCFKLLEIKENIVVHIMTLPNKYEELLKQIESWNEKRIVICSKTKNILDAAALIKYSDIMVSVDTGAVHVASAFNIPVISIFPDNENSIGYFSPMSELNYVIKCEDKHYIKDFDKNLMCKNIKDILNKNR
- a CDS encoding glycosyltransferase — translated: MKKKLIIHNGNISIGGQEKMLIEFLNILDPTKYEVLLLIEENKGKNNDYIDEIPKWINYKFLTSEKLMENINTLKNKKNIFAKLYYSILLKKKKNVAIKEFEKNLDFSDIIIDYDMGLLRNLHKLSLKNKTIIGWSHAGEGTPPKNKQKRKNIEKYNYIMTINDVMKKGYEKNLKDPKILKINNFMNFDKILEKSNEKVEEYGEYIISVGSLTENKNHILLIEAFGELKKEKNIKEKLIIIGDGKEKEKLKERIDGLNLNEDILLLGQKQNPYKYMKNSKLYVSVSKNEGLPLTSIEAMILQKMIIAVENNGTRELLDKNSIYGKLIKNNKEELKEKLYYYLINNQERKKYEIKGFERAKNYDKNIVKIEIERFIDKL